From the Sebastes fasciatus isolate fSebFas1 chromosome 3, fSebFas1.pri, whole genome shotgun sequence genome, one window contains:
- the nfam1 gene encoding NFAT activation molecule 1, protein MEAQQVWHLSSMSTWIFVFCFLPACSGMDAPKLSLESTVFVAFPGEDLHIKCEVMMIPANGSGGVLMCLDPLDQQIHSESISEMTGEQNVKVTLELKNLTRSGEYSCHYKTATVYWFLRVGSESNTKSEGMLDYTESSILGVFTVVLLVFSVVGSLYVFRGNGKDRITGSGDTGRNREGRTESEVVEHNVDAITAPSTSFYASLEPRPRSIYDELDLSAANREPDQIPAKLQKKEPKETIAQTTQDQDEGVFESVYENF, encoded by the exons ATGGAAGCTCAACAAGTTTGGCATCTTTCTTCCATGTCGACCTGGATATTTGTCTTTTGCTTCCTGCCTGCTTGCTCAGGAATGGACGCACCAA AACTCAGCCTGGAAAGCACCGTCTTTGTGGCCTTCCCAGGCGAAGACCTCCACATTAAGTGTGAGGTGATGATGATCCCAGCAAACGGAAGCGGCGGCGTCTTGATGTGCCTCGATCCTCTCGACCAACAGATACATAGCGAATCCATCTCTGAGATGACCGGCGAGCAAAATGTCAAAGTGACATTGGAGCTGAAAAACCTGACCAGATCAGGAGAATACAGTTGTCACTATAAAACAGCCACAGTGTACTGGTTTCTTCGAGTGGGAA GTGAAAGCAACACAAAGTCGGAAGGAATGCTGGATTACACAGAATCCAGCATACTCGGCGTCTTCACTGTTGTGCTGCTGGTTTTCAGTGTGGTCGGCTCATTGTATGTCTTCAGAGGAAATGGG AAAGATCGCATCACTGGAAGTGGCGACACCGGCAGAAACAGAGAAGGAAGGACAGAGAGTGAGGTTGTGGAACACAACGTTGATGCAATAACAGCTCCGTCTACCTCTTTTTATGCT AGTCTTGAGCCTCGGCCCAGGTCCATTTATGATGAGCTGGACCTCTCAGCTGCCAACAGAGAGCCAGACCAAATCCCAGCAAAACTCCAGAAAAAGGAACCCAAAGAAACA ATTGCACAAACCACACAAGACCAGGATGAAGGCGTATTTGAGTCTGTCTATGAGAATTTTTGA